A single Entelurus aequoreus isolate RoL-2023_Sb linkage group LG11, RoL_Eaeq_v1.1, whole genome shotgun sequence DNA region contains:
- the setd2 gene encoding histone-lysine N-methyltransferase SETD2 isoform X2 has product MDTLLKSEIRDEGSGASVKVEGLSKAALIKSLSPRVMLSNHLLPKGAKMKVNLEDQGRQKVSFSFSQTKKPLHSLFVIPSSPERSDADSLTASPQPTVDKGKAADSKNEQKQTRTSLNEQTPSQVPGFAAKLKMDLAKMHFKKQILSVSITRQKRASLDSEETPTCDLLGMQKSTNNSVIKFPSTQHQIPISVSPSKDSNKDSSESRLLSSLKKLAASPGKEERFCSNEQDGNTYRRKTRSQTGTEMDENPIQMSSRHKSSDSKSKSNSESISKAATRRSSPGSHGDEKEKSSSRKFENHERSSSYTKPDRDSRYTSLRSMRTEKDRRRSRSRSRSQSRSRGSRTSSSYSRSERLRTDRGSRTEKSYYHDSDRRSYRSPPRRDRRRSRSRNDRTRESSGSEDDHHKTRSRTNDANKSSSYLSSQKDYKSSSYSKSGKTSKDTHYSSEFDKKSQSSLSISERTSKRFSESDSQRKSSPGVELRYYKSSTHHIEETSKKSNSLNLQTLDHVKHYHENHPKNNLVEIEADQRTELQANSGLEEKFREHADGNPESVQMTCSPEKTSEHDNDICHNLNEKTTHKTIETCLPGEKEISNHTAEKRECDHQDAEETMRESLCNSLDGRKSSLEGVKEHASIIPSSESLQHADVPLKGINDVKECFSLHTSDVTSDDAVESLLSSSDGKVCNQDVKDVDTSQGSKSIFTIEDIPFTLDVQNGKPEDEVGKAVTPIEQADTNPPLQSETPCKTETLMTLEQPNTDDAKTTSSATKKSRWDIVGQKNPGSDDSQQANYEESEQYIEKLFCVKKIEFSTNESTPEPERHSISGKGCERLMQADCYDDQEEHLQGDTGIEKTNPVPPLCNSDAPQVNNTTQMQSWNSNLKEKSGGQSEASDSENSDYDSDCGKASKRLHSVVVVPKNSSLTSESRDTGAFSGSPVNKPEPHNSSINSCELRYQSNSQQRLEGVVSNSSMLCQSQSNTIDSTSHSEGTTSAGVSQPYLTGPISVHEGIPNPPHSLDISIHNQQLQHYVNSVDGTLTHYQHSSIVDVNNMTSGFNQSWNFSQPELPSSTYQQPDSSHGPLLPNCKLLEAVPKEQQHGHHNLSWHHQGSNIQTSQNLYQHLHEQYHDRASEIHPDSLTNDHDDYCRAKLSLLNKTAIEYSGPPGSTGFVQGHEISSNSRCSAVPDPPREISFKAHRSRGPPKKRRPEIESDSDNEAEAGPAGKRDRLLGELEEAKESQVKAEVVRPSLALRDFQDSSKWKELAKTKKMPPYFDLIEENMYLTERKKSKSHRDIKRMQCECPMLPKEERSRGMLACGDDCLNRLLMIECSSRCLNGSYCSNRRFQMKQHADFDVILTEDKGWGLRAAKDLSSNTFVLEYCGEVLDHKEFKARVKEYARNKNIHYYFMALRNNEIIDATLKGNCSRFMNHSCEPNCETQKWTVNGQLRVGFFTTKAVAVGTELTFDYQFQRYGKEAQKCFCGAPSCRGFLGGENRVSVRAAGGKMKKDRSRKSALTTVDEELEALLENGEGLYDEKQVVSLCRLMVRVETMEQKLTCLKLIQDTQNPSCLKQFLDHHGLSLLWIFMVEISEAKGNNANNIKLQSQILKALAVLPISTKNMLEESRILTFIQRWAQTKTLLQPTEMDGYSSENTSRAQTPLNTPDGSSTKVGPESDGDASKPAVYQRPKIISENSLDSALSDASKASDGKEEEEEDDDEEEDESTQGAVSDKQLKVDTASEPANLVNETQEDEVKDVKKEKQEETEMASASQDQPHSEDIKNPTELELEQKDAEVKVETIDELKKELEESDKFSVEQQTSKTAAESTNVVNDQPLGETLQEPDIQTVEMDVTDTPIEQPAEEVIAEEVVGEAKALTADKAIPGTDIQADESAIIAPPSSDTPEVSIPAEVTTAPLDPTAPLDPPVIGTPSQDEEEAVSDVESERSQEPQVSALDISSMAARLLDSWKDLKEVYRIPKKSQVEANDRSRDRDTTLTSRNTSGSREKDREKERDRDRDYDRDWDRERDRERDRDRERDRDRERDRDRDRDRDRDKTPRSSERRRRRSTSPPSSYERSSRRTEERFDPPKTPRGIGVKERNKLSTEERRKLFEQEVAQREAQKQQQQLQQQQQQLQQQQLEQQQQQQHQQQQQQLQTMAYDPALAYASSSGFITYPPGYPIQTFVDPTNPNAGKVLLPTPAADPTLTYEQTPLLGLTSPSSTSQAAPASTISQHIATGNITPADTQQYAQPAVGAQDTGVSVLSVPPPAAPQVQGQQNYTTLWDPATQQAVTVQTQQTQQYTAAPAPPPTPTAIYYQGQPCQTIYSIPTAYPQTNTPVIQAYSEPAASYLHGQTVYPGHQQGVVVQQGGTVTTIVTSQTVQQEMIVPNNVIDLPPPSPPKPKTIVLPPNWKVARDPEGKIYYYHISTRQTQWDPPNWDGSSDTTTLDHDSEMDLGTPTYDENPSKFSTKTAEADTSSELAKKSKETFRKDMSQFIVQCLNPYRKPDCKLGRICNTEDFKHLARKLTHGVMNKELKACKNPEDLECNENVKHKTKEYIKKYMQRFGAVYKPKEDTDVY; this is encoded by the exons TTATCAAAAGTCTATCTCCCAGAGTCATGCTGTCCAATCATCTCTTGCCTAAAGGGGCCAAGATGAAGGTCAACCTGGAGGATCAGGGTCGTCAGAAAGTGTCCTTCAGCTTCTCACAGACCAAGAAGCCACTGCACAGCCTCTTCGTTATCCCCTCCAGTCCAGAAAGGTCTGACGCTGATTCACTCACTGCCTCGCCACAGCCAACAGTCGACAAGGGAAAAGCCGCTGACAGCAAAAATGAGCAAAAGCAGACACGCACCTCGCTAAATGAACAGACACCCTCACAGGTTCCAGGCTTTGCTGCTAAACTGAAAATGGACTTGGCCAAGATGCATTTCAAGAAGCAAATACTGAGTGTGTCGATAACTAGGCAAAAACGAGCATCTCTTGATTCAGAGGAGACACCGACCTGTGATTTGCTAGGTATGCAAAAATCGACAAATAACAGTGTAATCAAGTTCCCAAGTACCCAGCATCAGATCCCCATCAGTGTGAGCCCCTCTAAGGATTCTAACAAGGATTCATCTGAGAGTCGGCTACTGTCCAGCCTCAAGAAGCTTGCTGCATCTCCAGGAAAAGAAGAAAGATTTTGTAGTAATGAACAGGATGGTAACACATACAGACGGAAAACCAGGTCGCAAACTGGCACAGAAATGGACGAAAATCCTATCCAAATGTCTTCTAGACACAAATCATCTGATTCTAAAAGTAAAAGTAATTCGGAAAGCATTAGCAAAGCAGCAACAAGAAGGTCTTCACCTGGGTCACATGGGGACGAAAAGGAAAAAAGTTCATCTAGGAAATTTGAGAATCACGAAAGGTCATCTAGTTACACAAAACCAGACCGCGACTCTAGATACACATCATTGCGGTCAATGCGAACAGAGAAAGATCGCAGAAGATCCAGATCCAGGTCCAGATCGCAATCTAGATCTAGAGGCTCTCGAACAAGTTCATCTTATTCCAGATCAGAGCGATTGAGAACCGACAGAGGTTCCCGCACAGAAAAATCCTACTATCATGATTCGGATCGCAGATCGTACAGGAGTCCTCCGCGCAGAGACAGGCGACGATCTCGCTCGCGCAACGACAGAACTCGGGAAAGTTCTGGCTCTGAAGATGACCATCACAAGACGAGGTCAAGGACAAACGACGCCAATAAATCATCTTCCTACTTGAGCTCTCAGAAAGATTACAAGTCTTCATCTTACTCAAAATCTGGGAAGACATCTAAAGATACACATTATTCATCTGAGTTTGATAAAAAAAGTCAATCCTCATTGTCAATATCAGAAAGGACTTCAAAGCGGTTCTCAGAGTCTGATTCCCAGCGCAAGTCATCTCCTGGTGTAGAATTAAGGTACTATAAGTCTAGCACCCATCATATAGAAGAAACCAGCAAGAAATCAAATTCTTTGAATCTGCAGACGTTGGATCATGTAAAGCATTACCATGAAAATCAtccaaaaaacaacttggttGAAATTGAGGCAGATCAAAGGACTGAATTACAGGCAAACTCTGGTTTAGAAGAGAAATTTAGAGAACACGCAGATGGTAATCCAGAGTCAGTACAGATGACCTGCTCGCCAGAGAAAACCAGTGAGCATGATAATGACATATGTCACAACCTCAATGAAAAAACAACGCATAAAACCATAGAAACGTGTTTGCCTGGTGAAAAAGAAATATCCAATCATACAGCAGAGAAAAGAGAATGTGACCACCAGGATGCTGAGGAAACCATGAGAGAGTCACTATGCAACAGTTTAGATGGAAGAAAATCAAGTCTCGAAGGTGTGAAAGAACATGCATCAATTATACCTTCAAGTGAAAGCCTGCAGCATGCCGATGTACCCCTTAAAGGAATAAACGATGTGAAGGAATGCTTTTCTCTTCATACATCAGATGTGACATCAGATGATGCAGTGGAAAGTTTACTCAGTAGTAGTGATGGCAAAGTGTGCAACCAAGATGTGAAAGATGTTGATACTTCCCAAGGTTCAAAGTCTATATTTACCATTGAAGACATACCTTTCACACTCGATGTCCAGAACGGTAAACCAGAGGATGAGGTGGGTAAAGCTGTGACTCCCATTGAGCAGGCTGACACAAACCCACCACTGCAATCTGAGACACCCTGTAAAACTGAGACTCTTATGACACTTGAACAGCCAAACACAGACGACGCTAAAACAACGAGCAGTGCAACTAAAAAGTCCCGATGGGATATTGTCGGGCAGAAAAACCCAGGGAGTGATGATTCACAACAGGCAAATTATGAAGAGAGTGAACAGTATATTGAAAAGCTTTTTTGTGTAAAGAAAATTGAATTTTCCACAAATGAAAGTACACCAGAACCTGAAAGACATTCTATATCGGGGAAAGGGTGTGAGAGGCTAATGCAGGCAGATTGTTATGATGACCAAGAGGAGCATTTGCAGGGTGACACTGGCATTGAGAAAACAAATCCCGTCCCACCTCTGTGCAACAGTGATGCACCACAGGTCAACAATACTACACAGATGCAGAGCTGGAATAGTAATTTGAAAGAGAAATCTGGAGGCCAGAGCGAGGCCAGTGATAGTGAAAACTCTGATTATGACTCCGATTGTGGCAAGGCAAGTAAACGATTGCACTCTGTAGTGGTAGTCCCAAAGAATTCATCCCTTACAAGTGAATCACGTGACACTGGAGCTTTTTCAGGCAGTCCAGTGAATAAACCAGAACCCCACAATAGCAGCATTAATAGTTGTGAACTGCGATATCAAAGCAACTCTCAACAAAGGCTAGAGGGTGTTGTATCCAACAGTAGTATGCTTTGTCAATCCCAGAGTAATACGATTGACAGCACCAGTCACTCTGAGGGAACCACCTCTGCGGGCGTCTCACAGCCTTACTTGACTGGTCCCATCAGTGTCCACGAAGGTATTCCTAATCCACCCCATAGCCTTGACATTTCCATACATAACCAACAACTGCAACATTATGTTAACAGCGTGGACGGGACACTCACCCATTACCAACATTCTTCAATTGTTGACGTCAATAACATGACGAGTGGATTCAACCAGAGTTGGAATTTTTCACAGCCAGAGCTGCCCAGTAGTACATATCAACAGCCAGACAGCAGCCATGGACCACTGTTACCAAACTGTAAACTTTTAGAAGCCGTTCCTAAGGAACAGCAACATGGGCATCATAATCTCTCGTGGCATCACCAAGGCTCCAACATACAGACAAGCCAAAATCTCTACCAACATTTGCATGAACAGTATCATGATCGTGCAAGTGAAATCCACCCAGATTCTCTCACTAATGACCATGATGACTACTGCAGGGCTAAACTATCCTTGCTTAACAAAACAGCCATCGAGTACAGTGGACCCCCAGGTTCGACAGGTTTTGTGCAAGGTCATGAAATTAGCAGCAACAGCAGGTGCTCTGCAGTCCCTGATCCCCCAAGAGAGATCAGTTTTAAGGCCCACAGGAGCAGGGGCCCACCAAAGAAAAGGCGGCCAGAGATCGAGTCTGATTCTGACAATGAGGCTGAAGCTGGACCTGCGGGCAAGAGGGATCGTCTATTAGGAGAGCTCGAAGAAGCTAAAGAAAGTCAAGTCAAAGCTGAGGTGGTGCGGCCATCACTCGCTCTACGGGACTTCCAAGACTCCAGTAAATGGAAAGAACTGGCCAAGACAAAGAAGATGCCTCCTTATTTTGACCTAATTGAAGAGAATATGTACCTAACTGAGCG AAAGAAGAGTAAATCTCACAGAGATATCAAGAGGATGCAGTGTGAGTGCCCAATGCTGCCCAAAGAGGAGCGTTCAAGGGGAATGTTGGCTTGTGGGGACGACTGTTTAAATCGGCTGCTGATGATCGAATG CTCCTCACGGTGCTTAAACGGGTCTTACTGCTCGAATCGACGCTTTCAAATGAAGCAGCATGCTGATTTTGATGTCATCCTCACAGAAGACAAAGGCTGGGGTCTCCGTGCAGCTAAAGACTTGTCTTC AAACACTTTTGTGCTAGAATATTGTGGGGAAGTGTTGGACCACAAAGAGTTCAAAGCAAGAGTGAAAGAATATGCACGCAACAAGAACATCCACTACTATTTTATGGCTTTAAGGAATAATGAG ATCATCGATGCAACACTGAAGGGTAATTGCTCTAGGTTTATGAACCACAGCTGCGAGCCCAACTGCGAGACGCAAAAG TGGACGGTCAATGGCCAACTTCGAGTTGGCTTTTTCACCACAAAGGCAGTCGCTGTGGGAACCGAGCTGACATTTGACTACCAGTTTCAGAGATATGG GAAAGAAGCCCAGAAGTGCTTCTGTGGAGCCCCCAGCTGCAGAGGCTTCCTAGGAGGGGAGAACAGAGTCAGCGTCCGAGCAGCTGGAGGGAAGATGAAGAAAGACCGTAGTCGAAAGAGTGCGCTCACCACG GTTGATGAGGAATTGGAGGCCTTACTAGAGAATGGTGAAGGGCTCTATGATGAGAAGCAAGTGGTGTCCCTGTGCAGACTTATGGTCCGTGTAGAAACCATGGAGCAGAAACTCACCTGTCTCAAGCTCATACAA GATACTCAGAATCCTTCATGCTTAAAGCAGTTCTTGGATCATCACGGCTTGTCTTTGCTCTGGATCTTCATGGTGGAAATTTCTGAAGCCAAAgggaacaatgctaacaacatcAAATTGCAATCACAG ATCCTGAAGGCCTTGGCTGTGTTACCCATCTCCACTAAGAACATGTTGGAAGAGAGCAGGATCCTGACCTTCATTCAACGATGGGCCCAGACGAAAACACTCCTTCAGCCCACTGAGATGGACGGCTACTCCAGCGAAAACACCTCTCGGGCTCAGACGCCCCTCAACACCCCTGACGGTTCCTCAACCAAAGTGGGACCAGAATCGGATGGGGATGCCTCAAAACCGGCTGTGTACCAACGCCCCAAAATTATCAGCGAGAACAGTCTGGACAGCGCCCTCTCTGATGCCAGCAAAGCGTCTGACGgcaaggaggaggaagaggaggacgatGATGAGGAAGAAGATGAATCAACACAAGGCGCAGTTAGCGATAAACAATTAAAGGTAGATACTGCGAGTGAACCAGCTAATCTGGTAAACGAAACACAGGAAGACGAGGTAAAAGATGTTAAAAAGGAAAAACAGGAAGAGACAGAAATGGCTTCAGCTAGTCAAGACCAGCCTCACAGTGAAGATATTAAAAACCCTACAGAGTTGGAGTTGGAGCAGAAGGACGCTGAAGTAAAAGTGGAAACAATTGATGAACTAAAGAAGGAACTTGAGGAATCTGACAAATTTAGCGTAGAGCAGCAGACTAGTAAAACAGCCGCAGAAAGCACTAATGTGGTAAACGACCAGCCTCTGGGTGAGACTCTGCAGGAACCAGATATCCAGACAGTTGAAATGGATGTTACTGACACTCCAATTGAGCAGCCTGCAGAGGAGGTGATTGCAGAGGAGGTGGTTGGAGAGGCAAAAGCATTGACGGCTGACAAAGCTATTCCAGGCACTGATATTCAAGCAGATGAATCAGCCATTATTGCTCCCCCAAGCTCTGACACCCCCGAGGTCAGTATACCCGCGGAGGTCACAACAGCCCCTCTTGATCCAACAGCCCCTCTAGATCCGCCAGTGATAGGAACGCCTTCTCAGGATGAAGAGGAAGCTGTTTCAGATGTGGAGAGTGAGAGGAGTCAGGAGCCTCAAGTCAGCGCTTTGGACATTAGTAGCATGGCTGCCAGGCTACTGGACAGCTGGAAGGATCTCAAG GAGGTGTACAGAATACCAAAGAAGAGCCAGGTGGAAGCTAATG ATCGCAGTCGAGATCGTGATACAACTTTGACATCACGGAACACCTCTGGTAGCCGTGAAAAGGATCGTGAAAAGGAACGGGATAGGGACCGAGATTATGACAGAGACTGGGACAGGGAGCGGGACAGAGAAAGAGACCGGGACAGAGAAAGAGACCGGGACAGAGAAAGAGACAGAGACAGGGACAGGGACCGTGACCGAGACAAAACTCCGCGTAGCTCTGAGAGACGAAGGAGACGGTCGACATCCCCGCCTTCTTCTTATGAGAGGAGCAGTCGGCGAACTGAGGAACG GTTTGACCCGCCAAAGACACCAAGGGGCATTGGCGTCAAGGAGCGCAACAAGCTTTCTACAGAGGAACGCAGGAAGCTGTTTGAGCAGGAGGTTGCTCAACGTGAAGCCCAGAAGCAACAACAACAgcttcagcagcagcagcagcagcttcagCAACAGCAGCTTGAGCagcaacaacagcagcagcatcagcagcagcagcagcagctccaAACGATGGCCTATGACCCTGCCTTGGCCTACGCTTCCAGTTCTGGCTTCATCACCTACCCACCTGGATATCCCATTCAGACCTTTGTGGATCCCACCAACCCAAATGCAGGCAAAGTACTACTACCCACCCCTGCCGCCGATCCTACACTAACTTATGAACAGACTCCTCTTCTTGGACTCACGTCACCATCATCCACTTCACAGGCAGCCCCTGCGTCGACTATCTCTCAGCACATCGCCACTGGCAACATCACCCCTGCTGACACCCAGCAGTACGCCCAGCCCGCTGTCGGTGCCCAGGACACTGGCGTGTCCGTCCTCTCCGTACCTCCCCCAGCGGCCCCTCAGGTGCAGGGCCAGCAGAACTACACTACTCTGTGGGATCCAGCCACCCAGCAGGCTGTCACCGTGCAGACACAACAGACACAGCAGTACACTGCAGCTCCAGCACCGCCTCCCACGCCAACAGCCATTTATTACCAAGGCCAGCCGTGCCAAACCATCTACAGCATCCCCACTGCTTATCCTCAGACTAACACTCCAGTCATACAG GCGTATTCTGAGCCCGCAGCTAGCTATCTGCATGGACAGACTGTGTATCCTGGTCATCAGCAAGGTGTGGTTGTGCAGCAGGGAGGCACAGTCACCACCATTGTTACTTCCCAAACTGTCCAGCAG GAAATGATCGTACCCAACAATGTGATAGATCTGCCGCCTCCTTCCCCACCGAAACCCAAAACTATCGTTCTACCTCCCAACTGGAAAGTAGCTCGGGACCCTGAAGGAAAGATCTACTATTATCATATTTCGACAAG gCAAACCCAGTGGGACCCTCCCAACTGGGACGGAAGTAGTGACACAACTACTCTGGACCATGATTCCGAGATGGACCTGGGCACTCCCACTTATGACGAAAACCCCTCTAAg tTCTCAACCAAAACAGCTGAAGCAGATACTTCCAGTGAATTGGCTAAAAAGAGTAAAGAGACATTCCGCAAAGAT ATGTCCCAGTTTATAGTGCAATGTTTGAATCCCTACCGCAAGCCGGACTGTAAACTTGGCCGCATCTGCAACACAGAAGACTTCAAGCACCTTGCAAGAAAG